The following proteins are encoded in a genomic region of Phycisphaerae bacterium:
- a CDS encoding DNA strand exchange inhibitor protein, which translates to MDDHTLEKLEFERVRRLLAQHAHCALGKSLALRVKPSKRDSQVRGWLDQARQFERFTNQRGMPPFGGVRDVREMVKRAVPPAKLEPEEFAELAATLHGVDAIRRFFAEPPSEEFDAVAKVVARIGDLRVIGDRIGRMIDPRGRVRDDASERLSRIRGEIARVRDETREAFDRLLHNPNIVKYLQYANATFHADRMVLPLKAEQKGRIPGIIHRSSDSGQTLFVEPAEAVELNNRRISLVADETDEINRILWELTHLVHLNQREILNTLEAAAVIDLLCAKIGLARKYNMHMVEINDQNRVILRQARNPILLSMFHPEGTGGNLRPPPSSGGDATASPGPEERSVVPIDVRLGDDFDVMIITGPNTGGKTAALKTVGLLALMAQSGLPIPAAPGSTLPVFHGLWIDVGDEQSLQQSLSTFSAHLARILDIIKRARPSTLVLIDEIGAGTDPDEGAAIGRAIIEHLLESGCLAMVTTHLGVLKGIGYEARRADNASVMFNIETLRPTYELRIGEPGNSNAIAIASRLGMPKKIVQRAQRSLATRQRSLQRAIAGTLATRRQAERARRDADQARQDAARQTLAAMDQAKALEAEREAFRAWMEKILRLQPGDAVRVKGFDDPGKVARVRHERQRVAVSIGPLEVEVPLVDLIF; encoded by the coding sequence ATGGACGACCACACGCTGGAAAAGCTGGAGTTTGAGCGAGTTCGCCGCCTGCTGGCGCAGCATGCTCACTGCGCGCTGGGCAAGAGCCTCGCGCTGCGCGTGAAGCCCTCAAAACGGGATTCCCAGGTGCGAGGCTGGCTCGACCAGGCCCGGCAATTCGAGCGCTTCACCAATCAACGGGGGATGCCACCGTTTGGCGGCGTTCGTGATGTCCGCGAGATGGTGAAACGGGCCGTGCCGCCGGCCAAACTGGAACCTGAAGAGTTTGCTGAATTGGCGGCGACGCTGCACGGCGTGGACGCAATCCGGCGATTCTTCGCGGAACCGCCGAGCGAGGAATTTGATGCCGTGGCGAAAGTCGTGGCACGAATCGGCGACCTTCGGGTAATCGGCGACCGCATCGGACGCATGATCGATCCGCGCGGCCGGGTGCGCGACGACGCCAGCGAACGACTGAGCCGAATCCGCGGCGAGATCGCCCGCGTGCGCGACGAGACTCGCGAGGCGTTTGATCGGCTGCTACACAATCCGAACATCGTGAAATACCTCCAGTATGCGAATGCGACGTTTCACGCAGATCGGATGGTATTACCGCTCAAGGCCGAGCAGAAGGGACGCATTCCCGGCATCATTCATCGCAGCAGCGACTCCGGCCAGACCCTTTTTGTGGAGCCGGCCGAAGCAGTCGAGTTGAACAATCGGCGAATCTCACTCGTGGCGGATGAAACAGACGAGATCAATCGAATCCTCTGGGAACTAACGCATCTGGTTCATCTCAATCAGCGGGAAATCCTGAATACGCTCGAAGCGGCAGCGGTAATCGACCTGCTTTGCGCCAAGATCGGACTGGCCCGCAAGTACAACATGCACATGGTTGAGATCAACGATCAAAACCGAGTGATTCTGCGTCAGGCGCGCAACCCGATTCTGCTGTCCATGTTCCACCCCGAGGGGACGGGCGGGAATCTTCGACCACCGCCTTCGTCCGGCGGCGACGCGACAGCTTCGCCCGGGCCGGAAGAACGCAGCGTCGTGCCGATCGATGTGCGTCTGGGTGATGATTTTGACGTGATGATTATCACGGGGCCGAACACCGGGGGTAAGACGGCGGCACTCAAGACTGTCGGCCTGCTTGCACTCATGGCGCAATCGGGGCTGCCGATTCCAGCGGCGCCGGGGTCGACCCTCCCGGTCTTTCATGGTCTATGGATTGACGTCGGCGACGAACAGAGCCTTCAGCAGTCGCTCAGCACGTTTAGCGCGCACCTTGCGAGGATTCTCGACATCATCAAACGTGCCAGGCCTTCGACGCTGGTATTGATCGATGAAATCGGAGCGGGTACTGATCCGGATGAGGGCGCGGCGATCGGCCGGGCAATCATCGAGCATCTGCTGGAATCCGGATGCCTGGCGATGGTCACGACGCACCTCGGCGTTCTGAAGGGAATCGGCTACGAAGCTCGCCGCGCGGACAACGCGTCTGTGATGTTCAACATCGAGACGCTGCGTCCGACGTATGAGTTGCGCATCGGTGAGCCGGGTAATAGCAATGCGATTGCAATTGCATCCCGGCTGGGGATGCCGAAGAAAATCGTGCAGCGGGCGCAGCGCAGCCTTGCGACGCGGCAGCGTTCACTTCAACGCGCCATCGCCGGAACACTCGCAACGCGGCGGCAGGCCGAGCGCGCCCGTCGTGACGCGGATCAGGCACGGCAAGATGCCGCACGACAGACACTCGCAGCGATGGATCAGGCGAAGGCGCTGGAGGCGGAACGCGAAGCATTCAGGGCGTGGATGGAGAAAATACTCCGCCTTCAGCCCGGTGATGCTGTGCGGGTCAAGGGGTTTGACGATCCGGGCAAGGTCGCTCGGGTGCGACACGAGCGTCAGCGCGTGGCGGTATCAATCGGCCCGCTTGAAGTCGAGGTTCCATTAGTGGACCTGATTTTCTAA
- a CDS encoding glycosyltransferase family 4 protein translates to MAVLAVHHVRVGERTYTGGAEKYLLCAVRALLDAGADVHVGYSGSSIYHELLDSYHPRRFTVENTGWIDERIAGDNRLRASLILDRRRWLRAARADTVFAVQQAGGAAFVASLLAARSLGMRVVTSIRQSPEPLPAHRRRRLFRLIPLPSAWRSRLIWRKRLPALCAHAVIYNSSRVADAFESSYGFPPNRRIVIPNGETDGGFSANQDCIIDTPTRIASIGRVTEAKGADVMLDAFSIVAARHPRASLTYFGDGELIPQLRSRAIQRGLTSRVNFAGFVDSHGAMYDGVDICVQPSRRESMSNAVIEAMARGIPCVVADVGGMREAVIDGETGFVVPRDDASACADAICKLISDRDRYRRFSTAAADRARRDFDLKNAMRRTVRTILGIPE, encoded by the coding sequence GTGGCAGTCTTGGCGGTGCATCATGTTCGAGTGGGTGAGCGGACATATACAGGCGGGGCGGAGAAATACCTTCTGTGCGCCGTGCGCGCGCTACTTGACGCGGGGGCCGACGTCCACGTGGGTTACTCCGGAAGTTCCATCTACCACGAACTGCTCGATTCGTATCATCCCCGGCGATTCACCGTCGAGAATACCGGATGGATCGACGAACGAATCGCCGGTGATAACAGGCTGCGTGCCTCGTTAATACTCGATCGTAGACGGTGGCTCCGGGCTGCTCGGGCAGACACGGTATTCGCCGTGCAGCAGGCGGGCGGTGCGGCGTTTGTCGCCTCGTTGCTGGCTGCGCGAAGCCTCGGTATGCGTGTAGTGACGTCGATACGACAGTCGCCCGAGCCACTCCCGGCGCACCGGCGGCGAAGGCTGTTCCGCTTGATTCCACTGCCCAGCGCGTGGCGAAGCCGACTGATCTGGCGAAAGCGACTACCCGCGCTCTGCGCGCACGCTGTTATCTATAACAGCAGTCGAGTGGCGGATGCGTTCGAATCGAGCTACGGCTTTCCGCCAAATCGCCGGATCGTCATTCCGAATGGGGAAACTGACGGCGGTTTCAGCGCCAATCAGGACTGCATCATCGATACGCCCACTCGCATCGCCAGCATCGGCCGTGTGACTGAGGCCAAGGGCGCTGATGTCATGCTCGATGCGTTCTCAATTGTCGCCGCGAGACATCCGCGCGCGAGTCTGACCTATTTCGGCGATGGTGAGTTGATTCCGCAGTTGCGGTCCCGGGCGATTCAGCGCGGCTTGACCAGTCGAGTCAACTTTGCTGGCTTCGTCGATTCGCACGGTGCGATGTATGACGGCGTCGATATCTGCGTTCAGCCGTCGCGGCGTGAATCGATGTCCAATGCCGTTATCGAGGCGATGGCTCGCGGAATTCCATGCGTCGTTGCGGACGTCGGCGGAATGCGTGAGGCGGTCATCGATGGAGAAACCGGCTTCGTCGTGCCTCGGGACGATGCGTCCGCCTGTGCCGATGCCATCTGCAAGCTGATATCCGACCGGGATCGCTACCGCCGATTCAGTACTGCTGCGGCCGATCGGGCCCGGCGTGATTTCGATCTCAAGAACGCGATGCGACGGACGGTCCGGACAATTCTTGGCATCCCCGAATGA
- a CDS encoding PEP-CTERM sorting domain-containing protein (PEP-CTERM proteins occur, often in large numbers, in the proteomes of bacteria that also encode an exosortase, a predicted intramembrane cysteine proteinase. The presence of a PEP-CTERM domain at a protein's C-terminus predicts cleavage within the sorting domain, followed by covalent anchoring to some some component of the (usually Gram-negative) cell surface. Many PEP-CTERM proteins exhibit an unusual sequence composition that includes large numbers of potential glycosylation sites. Expression of one such protein has been shown restore the ability of a bacterium to form floc, a type of biofilm.), with protein MPISCFASPELALNSVRIRVVLATLTIALIAPGVVSASPWATSWQSYDPGSTPVFGYTNPDTALGMPERFTGENEFGGAFASAVTMFNSAFGTDEVVSIGEGGHLTLELGTPATNNPSNPYGVDLIIFGNAGFTDSDYPNGTIGSPASLYGFGFGRIELSADGVNFFELPGLRADTLFPTQGYQDVDPLSSNPGSIETDFFKPVNPALTLSDFDGLSYAQALALYDGSGGGTPIDIGLVGLSMVTHVRILVDDDFNPGTFRSAEIDAITVVPEPASAACLLAAAGCVLLRRGQRRGAAIKPFVKRVAIGEPISGGIFSANVARAAGRLHHSGITPR; from the coding sequence GTGCCAATTTCCTGTTTTGCATCGCCTGAGCTTGCCCTGAATTCTGTCAGAATCCGAGTTGTCCTCGCAACATTGACGATCGCATTGATCGCTCCGGGGGTTGTGTCCGCGTCGCCGTGGGCGACTTCATGGCAGAGCTACGATCCCGGATCGACGCCTGTATTCGGGTACACCAATCCGGACACCGCACTCGGCATGCCCGAGCGATTCACCGGAGAAAACGAATTCGGCGGCGCATTCGCCTCCGCCGTGACGATGTTTAACTCCGCCTTCGGGACGGATGAAGTCGTCAGCATCGGTGAGGGTGGGCACCTCACACTGGAACTCGGCACTCCGGCTACAAACAATCCGAGCAATCCTTACGGCGTCGATCTGATCATCTTCGGCAATGCCGGCTTCACGGACAGCGACTATCCCAACGGCACCATCGGCTCACCCGCGTCGCTCTACGGCTTCGGATTCGGGCGCATCGAGCTTTCGGCGGACGGCGTGAATTTTTTTGAGTTACCCGGCTTGAGGGCTGACACCCTTTTCCCGACTCAGGGCTACCAGGATGTGGATCCTCTTTCATCGAATCCGGGCAGCATCGAGACCGACTTTTTCAAGCCGGTCAATCCAGCGCTGACCTTGTCCGACTTCGATGGATTGAGCTATGCGCAAGCCCTGGCACTCTATGACGGCTCGGGCGGCGGCACGCCAATCGACATCGGGCTGGTGGGACTCTCCATGGTGACCCATGTGCGTATTCTCGTTGATGACGACTTCAATCCGGGTACATTCCGCTCGGCGGAGATCGACGCGATCACCGTCGTTCCGGAGCCGGCTTCGGCGGCTTGTCTCCTGGCAGCGGCGGGATGCGTTCTGCTTCGGCGAGGCCAGCGCCGGGGTGCAGCGATCAAGCCCTTCGTCAAGCGAGTTGCGATCGGCGAGCCAATCAGCGGCGGGATTTTCAGCGCGAATGTTGCCCGGGCCGCCGGGCGACTTCATCATTCGGGGATCACGCCGCGGTGA
- a CDS encoding PQQ-binding-like beta-propeller repeat protein, translating into MNRIIRQLTPIVIIAAAPFASASDWLQLAGGAQHRGHGTAAPGEMSATIWIANQDSTSASLVFEGPSSPVVFDGRVYANARVYSGSNHVANRIVAIDAATGAILFETPIMRVSQNSWSSPAVDSQHRRILIGSGNRVYAIDADSGHIDWETPLLRNIVNASVVVTDDAGIGRAFITDFDGAGTDGSLYCINTDAFDGIANPYLPGEIVWREPIGGTSGNSPAYLDGVVYVSSVTDPASPGFPGIGHLYAFNAGAADGQRLVWSVGVSEGFFGGVTVANGFVYAASYNSFGGANNSTLVKVRAADGVIQWTTACERSDSIPIVDGDRIYLSAGIPGFGSTPKVQAFVDHGTSASKVWDTYADTNGSLVVGGWTHQPILADGILYCGRIPSGNVFFGAYTEMFMLNVGVSPNDASFVIDHRAGFGSSPAISDGRLYSIGPDGLHAIAMLGDVCGGADNPVYAADGTVDGADIQCFVELLLSVDPSSARIAIADFDGDGTLTASDAALFADFLIGQ; encoded by the coding sequence GTGAACCGAATCATTCGACAACTCACGCCGATTGTAATCATCGCGGCAGCGCCGTTTGCTTCAGCCAGCGACTGGCTTCAGCTTGCCGGCGGCGCGCAGCATCGGGGACACGGGACGGCCGCTCCGGGCGAAATGAGCGCAACAATCTGGATCGCCAATCAGGATTCCACGAGCGCGTCGCTTGTATTCGAGGGGCCTTCCTCACCGGTTGTGTTTGACGGCCGTGTCTACGCAAATGCCCGCGTCTATTCCGGCTCCAACCATGTTGCGAATCGGATCGTCGCCATCGATGCCGCGACCGGCGCGATTTTGTTCGAGACACCGATTATGCGCGTCTCACAGAATTCGTGGTCATCGCCCGCGGTCGATTCGCAGCATCGCCGCATCCTGATCGGCTCCGGCAATCGTGTCTATGCCATCGACGCAGATAGCGGCCATATCGACTGGGAGACGCCGCTCCTGCGCAACATTGTCAATGCGTCGGTGGTTGTTACGGACGACGCGGGAATCGGCCGTGCGTTTATCACTGATTTCGACGGCGCAGGCACAGATGGATCGCTCTACTGCATTAACACGGACGCTTTCGACGGCATTGCAAACCCGTACTTACCTGGAGAGATCGTATGGCGCGAACCGATCGGCGGAACGAGCGGCAACTCCCCCGCCTATCTCGATGGCGTCGTGTATGTTTCATCCGTCACCGATCCGGCATCACCCGGATTCCCGGGCATCGGACATTTGTATGCCTTTAACGCGGGCGCTGCCGATGGTCAGCGCCTCGTCTGGTCCGTCGGCGTGAGCGAGGGATTCTTCGGCGGCGTCACGGTCGCGAATGGGTTCGTCTACGCCGCCAGTTACAATTCATTTGGGGGCGCCAACAACTCCACGCTGGTGAAGGTCCGCGCAGCTGATGGCGTCATTCAATGGACAACGGCCTGTGAGCGGTCCGATTCGATTCCGATCGTGGATGGAGATCGAATCTACCTGTCTGCGGGCATTCCGGGTTTCGGCAGCACACCCAAGGTGCAGGCCTTCGTCGACCACGGGACGTCTGCATCGAAGGTGTGGGATACGTACGCGGACACAAATGGAAGCCTCGTGGTCGGTGGATGGACGCATCAGCCGATCCTGGCTGATGGGATCCTGTACTGCGGACGCATCCCTAGCGGAAACGTGTTCTTCGGCGCGTACACCGAGATGTTCATGTTAAATGTCGGTGTATCGCCCAATGATGCGTCGTTCGTCATCGATCATCGAGCCGGATTCGGCAGCAGCCCGGCAATCAGCGATGGACGGCTGTATTCCATCGGGCCGGATGGATTGCATGCGATCGCCATGCTGGGTGATGTGTGCGGCGGGGCCGACAACCCGGTTTATGCGGCCGACGGCACGGTGGACGGCGCGGACATTCAATGTTTCGTTGAGTTGCTGCTGTCAGTCGACCCATCATCGGCTCGGATCGCCATCGCCGATTTCGATGGCGACGGAACGCTGACAGCGAGTGATGCCGCGCTATTCGCGGATTTCCTGATCGGACAGTGA
- a CDS encoding PEP-CTERM sorting domain-containing protein, producing MLRVVTAVAALAIFTSSAGAADITFSATVGTRSASAKFAVSGSDLIVTLTNTSNLDAMVPVDVLTAVFWNVSGTPLTLTRVSAIVPNGHSVFFGPTDPGNSVGGEWAYKSGLSGPGSTSYGISSAGFGLFAPGDRFPGNDLQPPASVNGLEYGITTAGDNLATGNAPMTGDNALIKNQVVFTLSGLPANFDPSTAINNVLFQYGTDLGEPRIPEPATLSLMAVSAVALLRRRR from the coding sequence ATGTTGAGAGTTGTTACCGCTGTCGCCGCGCTGGCGATCTTCACTTCATCGGCCGGTGCGGCCGACATCACCTTTTCCGCAACGGTCGGAACACGATCGGCGTCGGCGAAATTCGCCGTCTCCGGGAGTGACTTGATTGTGACACTCACCAATACGTCGAACCTGGATGCGATGGTTCCCGTCGACGTGTTGACGGCCGTGTTCTGGAATGTGTCCGGTACGCCGCTCACGCTCACGCGGGTGAGCGCGATTGTTCCGAACGGGCACAGCGTGTTTTTCGGCCCGACTGATCCCGGCAACTCGGTCGGCGGCGAATGGGCCTACAAAAGCGGACTTTCGGGCCCAGGCAGCACTTCCTACGGAATCAGTTCAGCCGGATTCGGCCTTTTCGCTCCGGGAGATCGCTTCCCTGGAAATGACCTGCAGCCACCGGCGTCCGTCAACGGCCTCGAATACGGAATCACAACGGCCGGTGACAATCTGGCGACGGGTAACGCGCCGATGACGGGGGACAACGCCCTCATCAAGAATCAGGTGGTCTTTACGCTGAGCGGCCTGCCGGCCAACTTTGATCCTTCGACCGCGATCAACAATGTGCTCTTCCAATACGGCACTGATCTGGGTGAGCCGAGAATTCCCGAACCCGCCACTTTGAGTCTGATGGCTGTCAGTGCGGTCGCGCTTCTGCGCCGCCGACGTTGA
- a CDS encoding type II secretion system protein, whose protein sequence is MNESKSKAGNSKRRTESTSEREAYSVSSRRRGFTLLELLVVIGILAVVVSILLPALSSARRSGMRAACGARLRELGRALVMYANDHDDRAIPLAYTDMAVIGSGPAVYWWGTNESGAVDHERGFTWPYLQTIPSPSSVFECPEQPWGSYRPQGAAQAITSTYGYNGYYLSPSQTPGFSFQIGHREWKTLSRVREASQVFVFADAMIDLGGALPRNSALLDPPMLFDGAGWTLNESPTTSFRHADRAQAVHADGHVEAYRSRPAWLTSSRWRIGSVGVENGPHYVPDWRDWIAAP, encoded by the coding sequence ATGAACGAATCGAAAAGCAAGGCAGGAAATTCGAAGCGGCGGACGGAGTCGACGTCGGAACGAGAGGCCTACTCCGTCTCGTCGCGGCGGCGCGGTTTCACGCTGCTTGAATTGCTGGTCGTGATCGGCATTCTTGCCGTTGTCGTGTCGATCCTTCTGCCCGCGCTCTCGTCCGCGCGTCGATCGGGCATGCGCGCAGCCTGCGGCGCACGGCTCCGGGAACTCGGCCGAGCGCTCGTTATGTATGCCAACGATCACGACGATCGTGCCATTCCACTGGCATATACTGACATGGCGGTCATCGGCTCGGGACCGGCGGTCTATTGGTGGGGTACGAACGAATCGGGGGCCGTGGACCACGAACGTGGATTTACATGGCCATATCTGCAGACGATTCCATCACCATCCAGTGTTTTCGAATGTCCGGAACAACCGTGGGGCAGCTATCGTCCGCAAGGCGCCGCGCAAGCCATTACCAGCACTTACGGTTACAACGGCTATTACCTTTCGCCTTCTCAAACGCCGGGATTCTCTTTTCAAATCGGACATCGCGAATGGAAGACTCTGTCGCGAGTTCGAGAGGCTTCGCAGGTTTTTGTATTTGCCGACGCCATGATTGACCTGGGCGGCGCACTGCCGCGCAACAGCGCCTTGCTGGACCCGCCGATGCTTTTTGACGGTGCCGGCTGGACCCTAAATGAGAGTCCGACCACTTCTTTTCGGCATGCCGATCGTGCGCAAGCGGTTCATGCCGACGGGCATGTCGAAGCGTACCGCAGTCGGCCGGCGTGGCTGACATCGTCGCGATGGCGCATTGGAAGCGTCGGCGTAGAGAACGGCCCGCATTATGTTCCAGACTGGCGGGACTGGATCGCAGCGCCGTAA
- a CDS encoding tetratricopeptide repeat protein: protein MQRLRNPDSCGSTRFHATPDFGPFLRAITAAALLLIGASAARAADEPDDSLPSDQRRLVVGLIQRDMPELVEELLADAPVMHRVYIARAFAHAAATEKSAEVRERLLNRAIEEYRRVIQLSTDPSWMRGERRSFDIAQWRVELGDLILRYSVAADLDQFEITAGIKFDADRLASRLKEARDYYLAAGRILEDLDIGLRTNEEQYLLLGIADQIPLLLKQQRLNRAWTEVYLAAISAMSDPARSRMLEDSLAAFDQASRTANDPDKKYAALLGAGVALRELGRLQESLAALERVIDSTASLAVTSRAEFELAKALVSAKRFEDARRRLDRLAGRSVEKLRPQDAGASFYVRIAPLIRARTYVLESRTLPKEDPRREALEKNALSGFESLAAKGGAWPRMVQVYLDDLAGRQRSLEQLSNVEILIIASEAMSEERFANAEKAWRLLLERPDASSHHHEARFNLGVCLFQQKELRAAAETFLDEARQSPPRAIEERACDYAYRCWRQLVTTSHARDDYLKLAEAADLLASAMPSHPEAAEARWVAALSLEEGGEFRRAAAAYGRIPESSAEYWQARRNAARCRQRLYEALPRDSAPDRQIDVAREAVDGWIRLMDDLVKLAEPVTSTIGGSGRPSGITAPPQQTIASWIEESRLAACSLLISEDVRGYRRALELLEKARPSPRVLGLRIRCLQALGDIKEANRVLEEYLKNNSTDELGTVLVSLAAEMEAEVNRLAKVGRTSDARKMAAETVPTIRHLLDWISSRPEYARHVSVVRFSLANMLAQADRYADAMQELESLISKHPSNGNYLIAAARLRERMAAATLPSDRDAALLAAEAMWERLLKDGQLRNNAPSEYWEARYHWLRHRLRRGEAREVMKGIQTEQAWHPDLGGPPWQGLLLELLNEARQTAETSGT, encoded by the coding sequence ATGCAAAGGCTGCGAAACCCTGACTCATGCGGTTCGACGCGATTCCACGCAACGCCCGACTTCGGTCCGTTTCTTCGCGCCATCACGGCCGCTGCATTGTTACTCATTGGTGCTTCGGCTGCGCGCGCGGCTGACGAGCCGGACGACAGCCTGCCTTCCGATCAGCGTCGCCTGGTCGTGGGACTGATCCAGCGCGATATGCCGGAACTGGTTGAGGAATTGCTGGCCGACGCGCCCGTGATGCACCGGGTCTACATTGCCAGGGCATTTGCCCATGCCGCCGCCACCGAGAAGTCCGCGGAAGTGCGAGAGCGGCTGTTGAACCGTGCGATCGAAGAGTATCGTCGGGTAATCCAATTATCGACCGACCCGAGCTGGATGCGCGGTGAGCGTCGCTCCTTTGATATTGCTCAATGGAGAGTCGAGTTGGGCGATCTTATTCTGCGTTACTCAGTCGCGGCCGATCTTGATCAGTTTGAAATTACCGCTGGCATTAAGTTTGATGCCGATAGACTGGCATCTCGTTTGAAGGAGGCTCGCGACTACTATCTGGCGGCCGGTCGGATTCTGGAAGATCTCGACATCGGCCTTCGTACGAACGAGGAACAGTATCTGCTGCTGGGAATCGCAGACCAGATTCCCCTGCTCTTGAAGCAGCAGCGGCTGAACCGGGCGTGGACGGAGGTGTATCTTGCCGCCATTTCGGCGATGAGTGACCCGGCCCGGTCGAGGATGCTCGAAGATTCGCTCGCCGCGTTCGATCAGGCTTCCCGAACCGCGAACGATCCCGACAAGAAGTATGCCGCATTGCTTGGGGCGGGAGTGGCGCTTCGCGAGCTCGGGCGCCTGCAAGAGTCGCTCGCGGCGCTCGAGCGTGTGATCGACTCGACTGCGTCACTAGCCGTGACGTCGCGGGCGGAGTTTGAGCTTGCGAAGGCACTGGTTAGCGCAAAACGGTTCGAGGATGCTCGCCGCCGGTTGGATCGGCTCGCCGGCCGATCAGTTGAAAAGCTCCGGCCGCAGGATGCCGGCGCGTCGTTCTATGTGCGAATCGCCCCGCTCATTCGTGCACGCACCTATGTGCTCGAATCGCGAACATTGCCGAAGGAGGATCCGCGCCGTGAGGCGTTAGAGAAAAATGCCCTAAGCGGTTTTGAATCCCTTGCGGCAAAGGGCGGCGCCTGGCCTCGAATGGTGCAGGTGTATCTTGATGATCTGGCGGGGCGGCAGCGGTCGCTCGAGCAGCTCTCGAATGTCGAAATCCTGATCATCGCATCCGAGGCTATGTCTGAGGAACGATTTGCCAATGCCGAGAAGGCGTGGCGATTGCTCCTCGAACGGCCCGATGCCTCGTCGCATCATCACGAAGCAAGATTCAATCTGGGCGTCTGCCTTTTTCAGCAAAAGGAACTTCGCGCGGCGGCCGAGACCTTCCTGGACGAGGCCCGTCAGTCGCCGCCTAGGGCGATTGAGGAACGCGCCTGCGACTACGCCTATCGCTGCTGGCGCCAGTTGGTGACGACGAGTCATGCCCGGGACGATTACTTGAAGCTTGCCGAAGCAGCGGATCTGCTTGCCAGTGCGATGCCGTCTCATCCCGAAGCTGCCGAGGCGCGATGGGTTGCGGCCTTGTCGCTGGAGGAGGGCGGCGAGTTTCGCCGCGCCGCCGCCGCCTACGGGCGTATTCCGGAATCATCGGCGGAGTATTGGCAAGCGCGACGAAACGCCGCACGATGCAGGCAGCGGCTGTACGAGGCGTTACCACGCGATTCCGCACCCGATCGGCAGATTGATGTGGCGCGCGAAGCGGTCGACGGCTGGATCCGGTTGATGGACGACCTTGTGAAACTCGCTGAACCGGTGACTTCCACTATTGGCGGATCCGGCCGACCGTCCGGAATTACCGCGCCACCCCAACAGACCATTGCTTCGTGGATTGAGGAGTCCCGCCTGGCCGCGTGTTCGCTGCTCATCAGCGAAGACGTCCGGGGCTACCGCCGCGCGCTCGAATTGCTTGAGAAAGCCCGGCCCAGTCCCCGTGTCTTGGGATTGCGGATTCGCTGCCTTCAGGCTTTGGGTGATATCAAGGAAGCCAATCGCGTCCTTGAGGAATATCTCAAGAACAACTCGACCGATGAACTCGGCACCGTCCTGGTGAGTCTGGCCGCCGAAATGGAGGCCGAGGTGAATCGTCTGGCGAAAGTCGGGCGAACGTCGGACGCTCGAAAGATGGCGGCTGAAACAGTGCCGACAATTCGGCACTTACTGGATTGGATCTCGTCACGGCCGGAATATGCCCGGCATGTCTCGGTCGTGCGTTTCAGTCTGGCCAACATGCTTGCCCAGGCCGATCGATACGCCGATGCCATGCAGGAACTGGAATCGCTCATTTCAAAGCACCCGTCGAATGGCAACTATCTGATCGCGGCGGCGCGGCTGCGGGAGCGCATGGCTGCCGCGACACTGCCGTCCGATCGAGATGCGGCGCTTCTCGCGGCTGAGGCGATGTGGGAACGCCTGCTGAAGGATGGACAGTTGCGAAACAACGCCCCGTCCGAGTATTGGGAAGCCCGCTATCATTGGCTGCGTCATCGGTTGCGGCGTGGCGAAGCCCGGGAGGTGATGAAGGGAATCCAGACCGAGCAGGCATGGCATCCTGATTTGGGAGGTCCGCCCTGGCAGGGCTTGCTCCTGGAACTACTCAACGAGGCACGCCAGACCGCTGAGACATCTGGCACATGA